A window of Candidatus Bathyarchaeota archaeon contains these coding sequences:
- a CDS encoding deoxyhypusine synthase — MNNDSYFQKKLEPIKVAKQKPISQLLKEMSRTAYQGRKLGEAVDVWENMLKEKDLTIAMGFAGSMSTAGQWTIINWLMENRFIDVLVSTGANVSEDIVDAMGFGYWQGSHLVDDQALLEADVNRYYDVFGKETDYRKMEELVTEFVMTLKTNYNYTSAEFLYLLGKFLGKRNIPAISAVAAANGVPIFSPAMVDSAYGETFLMAKNQGHTVVLDSVKEFDQFVSIGTKTKDVGVVYIGGGVPKDLTQLIAISVSPMTEDKGVEGRKGGLRKSLQEYYYPHKYAIQITTDSPQWGGLSGCTLEEAISWGKINSESGKRAVCYCDATIALPLIAHALSERMPEKRKGPDMSWLFKGVQ, encoded by the coding sequence ATGAATAACGACTCATACTTTCAAAAGAAACTTGAACCAATCAAAGTCGCAAAACAGAAACCTATCTCACAGCTTCTAAAAGAAATGAGCAGAACAGCCTACCAAGGCAGAAAACTTGGCGAAGCAGTTGACGTTTGGGAGAATATGCTCAAAGAAAAAGACTTAACCATTGCCATGGGCTTTGCAGGCTCAATGAGCACGGCAGGGCAGTGGACGATTATTAATTGGCTTATGGAAAACCGTTTTATCGACGTGCTGGTTTCCACGGGAGCGAACGTTTCAGAAGATATAGTGGACGCCATGGGCTTTGGCTACTGGCAGGGAAGCCACCTTGTAGATGACCAAGCCTTGCTGGAAGCAGATGTAAACAGGTACTATGACGTTTTCGGGAAAGAAACCGATTACCGCAAAATGGAAGAACTCGTAACTGAATTCGTCATGACTCTAAAAACTAACTACAACTACACTTCAGCCGAGTTCCTGTACCTGCTCGGTAAATTCTTAGGCAAAAGAAACATTCCAGCAATCTCCGCAGTTGCCGCAGCCAATGGTGTACCAATCTTCAGTCCAGCAATGGTTGACAGCGCATATGGCGAAACATTTCTGATGGCGAAAAATCAAGGACACACCGTAGTGCTTGACAGCGTAAAAGAATTCGACCAGTTCGTCAGCATAGGAACCAAAACCAAAGATGTTGGCGTAGTCTACATTGGCGGAGGCGTCCCCAAAGACCTGACTCAACTCATCGCCATTTCAGTCTCACCAATGACCGAGGACAAAGGCGTGGAGGGCAGAAAGGGTGGCTTACGCAAGAGCCTACAAGAATACTACTACCCCCACAAATACGCCATACAAATAACCACCGACTCACCCCAATGGGGGGGCTTATCTGGTTGCACGCTCGAAGAGGCGATTAGCTGGGGCAAAATCAACAGCGAAAGCGGCAAACGCGCGGTCTGCTACTGCGACGCCACAATCGCACTGCCACTCATAGCTCACGCACTAAGTGAACGTATGCCAGAGAAGCGAAAAGGACCAGATATGAGCTGGCTATTCAAAGGCGTCCAATAA
- a CDS encoding GNAT family N-acetyltransferase, which yields MPHNKTLADCMNPQDKSLSRHIRKATPNDIDQISAIEKKCFEGPRAYAKRRLAYLALEANSTCLVMTEEGDILGFIIVLYRKGSCIANIETIDVDPQFQKQGIGMSLLVAAEADMKKRGMKISQLEVSERNEAAIKLYQKAGYTAKERLINYYKFEHCGTRHAIRMVKALN from the coding sequence TTGCCGCACAACAAAACCTTGGCTGACTGCATGAATCCTCAAGACAAAAGTCTCTCCCGCCATATCCGAAAGGCAACACCAAACGACATTGACCAAATTTCCGCGATAGAAAAAAAGTGTTTTGAAGGCCCACGTGCCTATGCTAAGCGTCGACTTGCGTATCTTGCACTAGAAGCAAACAGCACTTGCCTAGTGATGACAGAGGAAGGAGACATCTTGGGTTTTATTATAGTATTGTACCGCAAAGGAAGCTGTATTGCGAACATTGAAACAATTGATGTGGACCCGCAATTTCAGAAACAAGGCATAGGAATGAGCCTCTTGGTTGCCGCTGAAGCAGACATGAAGAAAAGAGGAATGAAAATATCGCAACTGGAAGTGTCAGAGCGAAACGAAGCTGCAATAAAGCTTTACCAAAAAGCAGGCTATACTGCTAAAGAGCGGTTGATTAACTATTACAAGTTTGAACATTGTGGCACGCGTCATGCAATCCGCATGGTTAAAGCTCTAAATTAG
- a CDS encoding serine O-acetyltransferase produces the protein MSKKPDQPRPKECQECKDKNLHVDCWSPDRMLDALMRNHDHVDEDWVEKGLPNLVDDVMNSYRELGGMDHLEGRDLPSKKVVIEVLKDLFTILFPGYLGDSEITKANVKFRLGTTLTSVYARLTGEIEKSLKYICRKITECPQDVCQKRANVVAKELLEKLPEIRLMLSEDIKAAYSGDPAAVSTEEVILSYPCVLAIATYRIAHELYLRGVPLIPRIMTEYMHSQTGIDIHPGAKIGKSFFIDHGTGVVIGETAEIGDNVKLYQGVTLGALSFPKDEKGNIIKGRKRHPTIGNNVVIYSGATLLGPDAVIGDNVVIGGNVWITSPVASGTKITLAAPELKYKKENHTA, from the coding sequence ATGTCCAAAAAACCAGACCAGCCTCGACCTAAAGAATGCCAAGAATGCAAAGATAAAAACTTGCATGTTGATTGCTGGAGTCCAGACCGCATGCTTGACGCTCTTATGCGTAACCACGACCATGTGGATGAGGATTGGGTGGAAAAAGGCTTACCTAACCTAGTCGACGACGTAATGAACAGTTATCGAGAACTCGGCGGCATGGACCACCTTGAAGGACGAGATCTTCCATCCAAAAAAGTTGTTATCGAAGTTTTAAAGGACCTTTTCACGATTCTGTTTCCAGGGTATTTGGGCGATTCAGAAATCACAAAAGCTAACGTTAAATTTCGTTTAGGCACCACACTGACATCCGTATATGCAAGGTTGACAGGCGAGATTGAGAAGAGCCTCAAATACATCTGCCGAAAAATCACCGAGTGCCCGCAGGATGTGTGCCAAAAGCGAGCCAACGTTGTGGCTAAAGAGTTACTTGAGAAATTGCCTGAGATACGTTTGATGCTAAGTGAAGACATTAAGGCAGCTTACAGCGGTGACCCTGCAGCCGTAAGCACAGAAGAAGTCATCTTGAGTTACCCATGTGTTTTAGCAATTGCCACGTATAGGATAGCACATGAGCTTTACCTAAGGGGTGTTCCGCTGATTCCCCGCATAATGACCGAGTACATGCATTCACAAACAGGCATTGACATTCACCCAGGCGCAAAAATCGGCAAAAGCTTCTTCATCGACCACGGTACGGGTGTTGTTATAGGCGAAACCGCTGAAATCGGCGACAACGTCAAACTTTACCAAGGCGTAACTTTGGGGGCTCTTAGTTTTCCAAAAGACGAGAAAGGCAACATCATCAAAGGACGCAAGCGCCACCCGACAATCGGCAACAACGTCGTCATCTATTCAGGTGCAACACTGCTTGGACCAGACGCCGTTATAGGCGATAACGTGGTCATCGGCGGCAACGTTTGGATAACTAGCCCTGTTGCTTCGGGAACAAAAATCACCTTAGCGGCACCAGAGCTAAAATACAAAAAAGAAAACCACACCGCATAA
- the cysK gene encoding cysteine synthase A codes for MRINNNVLDTIGKTPLIRLNKLTQGIDATVVGKLESRNPGGSVKDRICYSMIVEAEKQGLLKPGATIIEPTSGNTGIGLAMVIAVKGYKLILTMPETMSIERRNLLKAYGAQLVLTPGPDGMGGAIKKAEELLASTPNSFMPQQFKNLANPKIHRETTGPEIWEDTDGKVDILVAGVGTGGTITGVAEYIKPLKPTFKTVAVEPAASPVLSGGQKGPHKIQGIGAGFKPDVLKLDLVDEIFKVTDDDALKTARQLAQKEGLLVGISAGAATYAALEVAKRLENKGKLIVVVLPDTGERYLSTPLFQEPTPSIN; via the coding sequence ATGCGAATAAACAATAACGTATTAGATACAATAGGTAAAACCCCCCTAATACGATTAAACAAACTAACCCAAGGCATAGATGCCACCGTAGTTGGCAAACTGGAATCCAGAAACCCCGGTGGAAGTGTCAAAGACCGCATATGCTACAGCATGATAGTGGAAGCCGAAAAGCAAGGCTTGCTCAAGCCAGGCGCAACCATAATCGAGCCGACAAGCGGCAACACAGGCATCGGCTTAGCCATGGTAATAGCCGTCAAAGGCTACAAACTCATCCTGACAATGCCTGAAACAATGAGCATCGAACGCCGCAACCTACTCAAAGCCTACGGCGCACAACTCGTCCTCACGCCAGGCCCAGACGGCATGGGAGGCGCCATCAAAAAAGCCGAAGAACTCCTCGCCAGTACACCTAACAGCTTCATGCCCCAACAATTCAAAAACTTGGCCAATCCTAAAATCCACAGGGAAACCACGGGACCTGAAATTTGGGAAGACACAGACGGAAAAGTTGACATCCTCGTTGCAGGCGTGGGCACAGGCGGCACCATAACAGGCGTAGCAGAATACATAAAACCACTAAAACCCACTTTCAAAACTGTGGCAGTGGAACCTGCAGCGTCACCTGTACTCAGCGGCGGCCAGAAAGGACCACACAAAATCCAAGGAATCGGAGCAGGCTTCAAACCTGACGTACTCAAGCTTGACTTGGTTGATGAAATTTTCAAGGTAACTGATGATGATGCTCTAAAAACCGCAAGACAGCTGGCGCAAAAAGAAGGCTTACTTGTCGGTATTTCAGCAGGGGCAGCAACGTATGCCGCTCTAGAAGTAGCCAAACGTCTAGAAAACAAAGGTAAACTTATCGTGGTTGTTCTTCCTGACACAGGAGAGCGCTACTTGAGCACGCCGTTGTTTCAAGAGCCAACACCGAGCATAAACTAA
- the metW gene encoding methionine biosynthesis protein MetW, whose translation MKVEYEKFAEWIPNGASVLDLCCGDGDLLAFLIRQKQVRAQGVELSEQAILRCVAEGLSVFQQDVDTGLSEYADNSFDYVILNQTLQQVKKPDFALQEALRVGKKTIVGIPNFAHYKARASIFFWGRVPVTAALPFEWYDTPNLHFLSLTDFVDYCKKKDITIEGSFFKTDNRQVKFLPNLLAEFGYFLLTKNSP comes from the coding sequence ATGAAGGTTGAATACGAAAAATTTGCTGAATGGATTCCAAACGGTGCTTCAGTGCTGGACCTATGTTGCGGCGATGGAGACCTCTTAGCTTTCCTTATCCGCCAAAAACAAGTGCGGGCGCAAGGCGTAGAACTAAGCGAGCAAGCCATCCTTCGCTGTGTTGCGGAGGGTTTGAGCGTGTTTCAACAGGACGTTGACACGGGGCTCTCCGAGTACGCTGATAACTCTTTTGATTATGTTATTTTAAACCAGACGCTCCAACAGGTCAAAAAGCCCGATTTTGCCCTCCAAGAAGCCCTCCGCGTCGGAAAGAAAACCATTGTGGGCATCCCCAACTTTGCACACTACAAAGCCCGAGCAAGCATTTTCTTTTGGGGGCGAGTTCCGGTCACGGCGGCGTTGCCGTTTGAGTGGTATGACACACCGAACCTTCATTTCCTGAGTCTTACCGACTTTGTGGACTATTGCAAAAAGAAAGACATAACAATCGAGGGCTCATTCTTTAAGACCGATAATCGGCAAGTCAAGTTTTTGCCAAATTTGCTTGCGGAATTCGGCTACTTTTTACTAACCAAAAACAGCCCTTAA
- a CDS encoding MBL fold metallo-hydrolase gives MREIKQNGGVPKEIDGVEVISLVDNCVDFLSTITHKQVKPFGQWAKERHGQEGLNVHKQFPLAEHGFSMLIRVFCGAKSETILFDTGGSPDVAVENARRMGLNLKEAECIVLSHGHYDHFGGLLSIVKAVGKNGLPIIVHDNMFEIRGSETSDGSIRKYSEFPTRTELSPAHIISTKQPSLIAHDKVCVTGEIPRETSFEKGPLRHRVLRNGAWQPDPLILDDRAIIVNVRGKGLVVLSGCAHAGIINTVRYAQKITGVSDVYAVMGGFHLAGKENAKAIEPTVKEFQKISPELVAPMHCTGWRGMFAIAEALPKAFVWNSVGNSYSL, from the coding sequence TTGAGAGAAATCAAGCAAAACGGCGGCGTACCCAAAGAAATTGACGGCGTAGAAGTAATCAGTTTAGTGGATAACTGTGTCGACTTTCTATCAACTATAACTCATAAGCAGGTTAAGCCTTTTGGGCAATGGGCAAAAGAACGCCACGGCCAAGAAGGGCTAAATGTGCACAAGCAATTTCCGCTTGCTGAACATGGTTTCTCAATGCTTATCCGAGTTTTCTGCGGAGCAAAATCAGAAACTATCTTGTTTGACACCGGAGGGAGCCCTGACGTTGCCGTTGAAAACGCAAGGCGAATGGGACTTAACCTAAAAGAAGCTGAGTGTATTGTCTTATCTCACGGGCACTATGACCATTTCGGAGGATTATTATCAATCGTCAAAGCCGTGGGCAAAAACGGGCTGCCAATAATTGTCCACGATAACATGTTTGAAATCAGGGGAAGTGAAACCTCTGACGGGTCAATTAGAAAATACTCAGAATTCCCAACAAGAACAGAACTCAGCCCAGCACACATCATCAGCACAAAACAACCCTCTTTGATAGCTCACGATAAAGTATGTGTAACAGGCGAGATTCCGCGAGAGACAAGCTTTGAAAAAGGTCCACTGCGGCACAGAGTTTTAAGAAACGGTGCTTGGCAACCAGACCCGTTGATTCTAGATGACCGTGCAATAATAGTTAATGTTAGAGGAAAAGGCTTAGTCGTTCTTTCTGGTTGTGCGCATGCAGGAATAATTAACACAGTAAGGTACGCCCAAAAAATCACAGGTGTCAGCGATGTTTATGCGGTTATGGGCGGTTTTCACCTTGCCGGCAAAGAAAACGCAAAAGCAATCGAGCCAACAGTTAAAGAGTTCCAAAAAATAAGTCCTGAACTTGTTGCGCCGATGCATTGTACTGGGTGGAGAGGCATGTTTGCCATCGCAGAAGCATTGCCCAAGGCTTTTGTTTGGAACAGCGTTGGCAACAGCTATTCGCTATAA
- a CDS encoding O-acetylhomoserine aminocarboxypropyltransferase/cysteine synthase: MTNRLETIAVHAGQEKPDSATGARAVPIYQTASYVFKNTEHAANLFALKELGNIYTRMMNPTVEVFEKRVAAIEGGTAALAVASGQAAISLALLTITQVGDEIVSANNLYGGTYELFHYTFPKFGRKVVFVDSSKPEEFKKAITPKTKAIYAETIGNPKLDIPDFEAIAKIAHDAGIPFIVDNTVGVGLIAPIEHGADITVLSATKYIGGHGSSIGGVIVDGGKFKWNNGKFPEFTEPDPSYHGIKYWEAFGNFPGLGNVAFAFKARVQLLRDVGPALSPFNAFLFIQGLETLPLRQRKHSENALKVASFLKQHPLVTWVNYPGLEDHQSYKIAEKYLKGNYGGIVGFGIKGGLKNGKRLIESVKLFSHLANIGDTKSLIIHPASTTHQQLTPQEQVATGVTEDYIRLSVGIEDAEDIIEDLDQALKAAVKP, encoded by the coding sequence ATGACAAATCGATTAGAAACAATCGCCGTCCACGCGGGACAAGAAAAACCCGACTCCGCGACAGGCGCAAGGGCTGTTCCAATCTACCAGACAGCCTCATACGTGTTTAAGAACACTGAGCATGCGGCAAACCTTTTCGCGCTCAAAGAATTAGGAAACATTTACACTCGGATGATGAACCCTACCGTTGAGGTTTTCGAGAAACGAGTTGCAGCAATCGAGGGCGGGACTGCGGCATTAGCCGTGGCATCAGGGCAAGCGGCAATTTCATTGGCGTTATTAACGATTACACAAGTTGGTGACGAAATAGTTTCCGCCAACAACCTATACGGCGGCACGTATGAACTCTTCCACTACACCTTCCCCAAGTTTGGCCGAAAAGTAGTCTTCGTTGATTCCTCCAAGCCTGAGGAATTCAAGAAAGCCATAACCCCAAAAACAAAAGCAATCTACGCTGAAACCATCGGCAACCCCAAACTTGACATACCTGACTTCGAAGCCATAGCTAAAATTGCGCACGATGCAGGGATTCCCTTCATAGTCGATAACACAGTCGGTGTCGGCTTAATCGCGCCCATCGAACACGGCGCAGACATAACGGTTCTTTCAGCCACGAAATACATCGGCGGTCACGGCTCAAGCATAGGCGGAGTCATCGTTGACGGCGGCAAGTTCAAATGGAACAACGGCAAATTCCCAGAATTCACCGAACCCGACCCAAGCTACCACGGCATAAAATACTGGGAAGCCTTCGGCAACTTTCCAGGACTTGGCAATGTTGCTTTTGCATTCAAAGCTCGAGTGCAACTTCTACGAGATGTGGGACCAGCCTTAAGCCCCTTCAATGCTTTTCTATTCATACAGGGACTGGAAACTCTTCCGCTTAGGCAGAGAAAGCACTCAGAGAACGCGCTGAAAGTCGCTAGCTTTCTAAAACAGCACCCGCTGGTTACTTGGGTAAACTATCCTGGATTAGAAGACCATCAAAGCTACAAGATTGCAGAGAAATATCTCAAAGGTAACTACGGCGGTATCGTCGGCTTCGGAATAAAGGGCGGCTTAAAAAACGGCAAACGTCTCATCGAATCCGTCAAACTCTTCTCGCACTTAGCCAACATCGGAGATACAAAAAGCCTAATCATTCACCCAGCATCAACCACGCATCAGCAGTTGACACCGCAAGAGCAGGTAGCCACAGGCGTAACTGAAGACTACATTCGGCTGTCAGTAGGTATCGAAGATGCGGAAGATATCATCGAAGACCTCGACCAAGCGCTAAAAGCAGCGGTTAAACCCTAA
- a CDS encoding helix-turn-helix domain-containing protein encodes MNPRCEAIGKYVVPLFRSMLAKELINTYNLTQVEAAQRLGTTQAAISQYVNSKRANRGMEQFDDIVPKIQAMASETAKRLANKEISPEEVTIDFCKLCSSLCCK; translated from the coding sequence ATGAATCCTAGATGCGAAGCCATAGGAAAATACGTGGTTCCCCTATTCAGGTCCATGCTTGCCAAAGAACTCATCAACACGTATAACCTCACCCAAGTTGAGGCAGCACAAAGGCTTGGCACAACACAAGCGGCTATAAGTCAATACGTAAATTCAAAAAGAGCAAACAGGGGCATGGAACAATTTGACGACATTGTGCCCAAGATTCAGGCGATGGCAAGTGAAACTGCAAAACGCTTAGCTAACAAAGAAATTAGCCCTGAGGAAGTCACAATTGATTTTTGTAAGCTTTGTTCATCCCTTTGTTGTAAATAA
- a CDS encoding homoserine O-acetyltransferase — MEATKLTTKIENTQIQHYTFAYPPDELTLESGEQLGPITLAYETYGELNADKSNAILVLHALSGDAHAASEGGWWSNLIGEGKAIDTNKYFVMCSNVLGGCKGSTGPSSINPETGKPYGIDFPLITIGDIVNAQRRLIDHLDIKKLFAVIGGSMGGMQVLQWMVSYPNRIRSAIPIATAMKHTPQQIAFNEVGRQAVMADPDWRSGNYYDRSIPAKGLAIARMIGHITYMSDVSMAEKFGRKFRSDRAPFKFGADFEVEGYLRYRGDNFVKRFDANSYLYITKAIDYFNILNGHSLNSIFRGLRAKVMVVAFKSDWLYPAYQSQEIVKACKLAGVDASYCEINSTYGHDAFLLETEQEGQLIQSFLKSVNNGKQQGDESA, encoded by the coding sequence TTGGAGGCAACAAAACTAACCACAAAAATAGAAAACACGCAAATTCAACATTACACTTTCGCTTATCCACCTGACGAGTTAACCTTAGAATCAGGCGAACAACTAGGCCCAATCACGCTTGCATACGAAACCTACGGCGAACTAAACGCAGACAAATCTAACGCTATCCTCGTTTTGCACGCGCTAAGTGGTGACGCCCATGCGGCAAGCGAAGGCGGATGGTGGAGCAACTTAATCGGCGAAGGCAAAGCCATCGATACCAACAAGTACTTTGTCATGTGCAGTAATGTGCTAGGCGGTTGTAAGGGTTCCACAGGTCCCTCTTCTATCAACCCAGAAACTGGCAAACCTTACGGAATTGATTTTCCCTTAATCACAATCGGAGATATCGTGAATGCACAACGCCGCCTAATTGACCACTTGGACATCAAGAAGCTCTTTGCAGTCATCGGCGGTTCCATGGGAGGCATGCAAGTTTTGCAATGGATGGTTTCTTACCCGAATAGGATTCGCTCAGCCATTCCGATTGCCACAGCAATGAAGCACACGCCCCAGCAAATCGCATTCAATGAGGTTGGGCGGCAAGCGGTTATGGCTGATCCTGACTGGCGAAGCGGCAACTACTATGACCGTAGCATCCCAGCCAAAGGCTTAGCGATTGCAAGAATGATAGGCCATATTACGTATATGAGCGATGTTTCGATGGCTGAGAAATTCGGGCGCAAATTCCGCTCAGACAGGGCGCCGTTCAAGTTCGGTGCAGATTTCGAGGTAGAGGGTTACTTGCGTTATCGTGGTGATAACTTTGTTAAGCGTTTCGATGCAAACAGTTACCTCTACATAACAAAAGCCATAGACTACTTCAATATCCTAAACGGTCACAGCCTAAACAGCATCTTTAGGGGTTTACGAGCAAAGGTGATGGTGGTTGCTTTCAAGTCGGATTGGCTTTACCCAGCTTATCAATCGCAAGAAATCGTGAAAGCATGCAAGCTGGCAGGTGTTGATGCAAGCTACTGTGAAATAAACTCCACATATGGTCACGATGCGTTCCTATTAGAGACAGAACAGGAAGGTCAACTTATCCAAAGTTTCCTAAAAAGCGTTAATAATGGAAAACAGCAAGGAGATGAAAGTGCATGA
- a CDS encoding CBS domain-containing protein, whose translation MLPALTEIAQKRRRLGLKQAELAKMARVSQSLIAKLEAGKIDSSYSKVKTIFEVLDRLEAKTKLEAGKMFQTEVVSVQRYEPIAKAVELMKSHGYSQLPVFDDKQPVGSISEKAILRQILEGKDLAQISAIPVGDIMEEAFPQVAEDAPLTLISSLLQVYSAVLISRKGNVMGIITKADLLRML comes from the coding sequence ATGCTTCCAGCTCTTACAGAAATAGCCCAAAAAAGACGGCGATTGGGTCTAAAACAAGCTGAACTTGCAAAAATGGCAAGGGTAAGCCAATCCTTAATCGCTAAACTTGAGGCAGGCAAAATTGACTCATCCTACAGTAAAGTGAAAACAATCTTCGAAGTCCTCGACCGTTTAGAAGCTAAAACCAAGTTGGAAGCGGGAAAAATGTTTCAAACCGAAGTGGTTAGTGTCCAACGTTACGAGCCCATCGCTAAAGCCGTTGAACTAATGAAGAGCCACGGGTACTCTCAGCTTCCAGTTTTTGACGATAAACAACCAGTCGGCAGCATATCTGAAAAAGCAATCTTACGCCAGATTTTAGAGGGCAAAGATTTAGCTCAGATTTCAGCCATACCAGTAGGCGATATTATGGAGGAAGCGTTTCCGCAGGTCGCTGAGGATGCACCTTTAACTTTGATATCTAGTCTTTTGCAGGTGTATTCAGCGGTGCTTATCTCCAGAAAAGGCAACGTCATGGGCATTATTACTAAGGCTGACTTGCTTAGAATGCTTTAG
- a CDS encoding AbrB/MazE/SpoVT family DNA-binding domain-containing protein, giving the protein MGQVETEPEIAIVGTKGQIVIPQRLRNELKISSKTKLIIYRQGDKIVATKLKVPPLKGELKDLFNEVDKQTGGKKVSEKEILKEIQAYRLEKRTKTGA; this is encoded by the coding sequence ATGGGTCAAGTAGAGACTGAACCTGAAATTGCAATCGTCGGGACAAAAGGTCAAATAGTAATCCCACAACGTCTCAGAAACGAGTTGAAAATATCATCTAAAACAAAGCTCATAATTTACAGGCAAGGAGACAAAATTGTCGCAACAAAACTCAAGGTTCCCCCTTTGAAGGGAGAGTTGAAAGACCTTTTTAACGAAGTTGACAAGCAAACTGGCGGCAAAAAAGTCTCTGAAAAAGAAATCCTAAAAGAGATTCAGGCTTACAGGCTTGAGAAGCGAACCAAAACAGGCGCATAA
- a CDS encoding putative toxin-antitoxin system toxin component, PIN family — MRSEPKQAHKMVRVVIDTNVLVSAFLNNGKSRNLVQNLLESHKVILSTQMLAELADVLSRDKFNVSADQIKKYLSILVRQATIVAINTGSKIVLEDPDDDVVLNTALCGKASYVVSGDKHLLKIAKHNNIQVLSVNEFTSVIAKKPKKG, encoded by the coding sequence TTGAGAAGCGAACCAAAACAGGCGCATAAAATGGTTCGAGTCGTTATCGACACTAACGTGTTGGTATCAGCTTTTTTGAACAATGGAAAATCGAGAAATCTTGTCCAAAATCTTTTGGAAAGTCATAAAGTGATATTATCCACTCAGATGCTTGCTGAGTTGGCTGATGTCCTTTCTAGAGACAAATTTAATGTATCAGCCGATCAAATTAAAAAGTACCTTTCAATATTAGTTCGCCAAGCCACAATTGTAGCAATTAACACTGGTTCTAAAATAGTGCTTGAAGACCCAGACGATGATGTTGTGTTAAACACTGCTCTGTGCGGTAAAGCAAGTTATGTAGTAAGCGGCGATAAGCATCTTCTCAAAATAGCCAAGCACAACAATATTCAAGTATTATCCGTAAACGAATTTACAAGCGTAATTGCAAAAAAACCTAAAAAAGGTTGA
- a CDS encoding deoxyhypusine synthase, giving the protein MSKEAHKVPVKDYALTEKMTVNELVLQMDKAWGFTAGKLAVGVNIMEAMINTRGCVKFLSFPADICATGTRGVIKELVKRKLVDVIITTCGTLDHDVARCWRDYYRGSFVMNDSKLHREGVNRLGNVLVPNDSYGTILEQKIQAMLADLYKEGKRELSTSELSREIGLRCCNESSLLYWAAKNNIPVYIPGITDGAVGYQLWFFSQDHKDFRINLLKDEGELNNIVFDAKKSGALIVGGGISKHHTIWWNQFKDGLDYVVYISTADEWDGSLSGARPREAVSWGKISEKAKRIMIEGDATMIMPIMTSALIQRLGKKKATS; this is encoded by the coding sequence ATGTCTAAAGAAGCACATAAAGTGCCAGTGAAAGATTACGCATTAACAGAAAAAATGACTGTAAACGAGCTTGTTTTGCAAATGGATAAAGCTTGGGGTTTCACGGCAGGCAAGCTTGCCGTAGGCGTCAACATCATGGAAGCCATGATTAACACACGGGGCTGCGTGAAATTTCTCTCGTTCCCCGCGGATATCTGCGCCACAGGCACCCGAGGCGTAATTAAAGAACTCGTTAAACGCAAACTTGTGGACGTTATAATCACAACGTGTGGTACACTTGACCATGATGTAGCCCGTTGCTGGAGAGATTACTACAGGGGTAGCTTTGTCATGAATGATTCTAAACTGCACCGAGAGGGCGTAAACCGCTTAGGCAACGTTCTGGTCCCAAATGACAGCTACGGCACAATCTTGGAGCAAAAAATCCAAGCCATGTTAGCTGACCTCTACAAGGAGGGCAAACGGGAACTGTCGACAAGCGAGCTCTCACGCGAAATTGGTCTGCGTTGCTGCAATGAGAGTTCACTCCTTTACTGGGCAGCAAAAAACAACATCCCAGTTTACATTCCAGGAATAACTGATGGCGCAGTAGGCTACCAACTGTGGTTCTTTAGCCAAGACCACAAGGACTTTAGAATTAACCTGCTCAAAGACGAAGGAGAACTCAACAACATCGTGTTTGATGCAAAAAAAAGCGGAGCCCTCATCGTTGGCGGAGGAATCAGCAAGCACCATACGATTTGGTGGAATCAATTCAAGGATGGCTTAGACTATGTTGTTTACATAAGCACAGCTGATGAGTGGGACGGTAGCCTCAGCGGAGCACGACCAAGAGAAGCGGTTTCTTGGGGAAAAATCAGCGAGAAAGCCAAACGCATAATGATTGAAGGCGACGCAACAATGATTATGCCAATAATGACAAGCGCACTAATACAAAGATTAGGCAAAAAGAAGGCAACTTCTTAA